The sequence below is a genomic window from Chitinispirillales bacterium.
TACTTGTTCAGGCGGCGATAATTCCGAAAATTTCAATATTAGGTATAACTCCGGATATTATTGTATTTATGCTTTTTATTTTTTCAATAAAATACGGGCAAACGGCAAGTATTTGGGTAGGTTTTATTTTAGGTTTGTTCGTTGATATTTATTCGTCTGAAATTCTTGGAGTTAATGCTCTTGCAAAAACTATAATCGGCGGCGCGATAGGATTTTTTGACCGGAAAAATTTTATGGTCGGTTTGATTTTTCAACTAATTATTTTGGCTGCAGCGCTGATAATTAACGATATTATTATATACGTACCGAATATTTATCAAAACGGAGAAAATATTATGGAAATATACGAATATATATTCAAATTTTCTATTCCGAGAGCTATTTACACCGTGTTTTTAGCGTCTGTATTTTTTGTTGCGAAAGATTTATTTCTTCCCGCGAAATGGAGAACCTGATTCATGGCATCCGTTATTGGTGCGTTACCCGAAAAAAATTCCAGTGAGAGGGAACGTAAAAGTATTGTTTTGACATTTGGTGTGGTTTTTTTATTCCTTATCCTTATTCTTCGTTTATTTTTTATCCAAATTTTTGAAG
It includes:
- the mreD gene encoding rod shape-determining protein MreD; the encoded protein is LVQAAIIPKISILGITPDIIVFMLFIFSIKYGQTASIWVGFILGLFVDIYSSEILGVNALAKTIIGGAIGFFDRKNFMVGLIFQLIILAAALIINDIIIYVPNIYQNGENIMEIYEYIFKFSIPRAIYTVFLASVFFVAKDLFLPAKWRT